From the Alteromonas sp. CI.11.F.A3 genome, the window CTAGACAGCAACGACTTGCCACTTAATGTGTCTCGTGAAATTCTACAAGACAACAAGGTAACCCAAGCATTGCGTCAAGGTTGTACTAAACGCGTACTTCAAATGCTGGAGAAAATGGCCAAGAACGATGCCGAGAAGTACCAGTCATTCTGGAACGAGTTTGGTAACGTGCTGAAAGAAGGTCCTTCTGAAGATCATAACAACCGCGAAAAAATCGCTGGTTTACTTCGCTTCTCATCAACCAATAGTAACTCTGACGCACAAACCGTGTCGTTAGCAGATTACATTGAACGCATGAAAGAAGGCCAAGACAAGATTTACTACGTAACGGCAGACAGCCTACAAGCGGCTAAATCGAGCCCGCACTTAGAAATCTTCCGTAAGAAAGGCATTGAAGTATTACTAATGGGTGAGCGCATTGACGAGTGGTTAATGTCGCACTTAAGCGATTTCAACGAAAAGCCGTTTGAATCTATAGCGAAAGCAAACTTAGATTTAGGCGACCTTGAAGATGAAGATACTAAGAAAGCCCAAGAAGAAGCAGAGAAAGAAGTAGAAGGTATTGTTGAGCGTGCTAAAGCCGCCCTTGGCGATAAAGTCGTAGACGTTAAGTTTACACACCGTCTAACTGATTCTCCTGCGTGCATTGTTGCTGATGACAACGGCATGACCACACAAATGATGAAGTTGATGCAAGCTGCAGGTCAGCCTGTGCCTGATGTTAAGTATCTATTCGAACTTAACCCAGAGCATGCTTTGGTTAAAACCCTAGCAGAAACGCAAGACGAAGATTTGTTTAAGCAATGGGTTGGTGTATTGTTTGACCAAGCTGCATTGTCTGAACAGGGTAGCTTAAAAGACCCTTCAGCGTTTGTGCAAAACTTAAACACTTTACTAATGAAGTTAGCAAAATAAGCTTCAATATTAAAAGTTAATTAATATAAAACGGGCGTAATGCCCGTTTTTTGTTTCTAGGGTCTTTAAATCTATTTTGCACGTTAATCTATGTTATATTTTACCCGTTTAGCTAACTTCATTCGGTACGTTTGAACGTAAGCAGTGAGTTAAGACCAAAGTCGGATTTTATAACGGGCCATAAGTAGTATATATATTCATCATAAGTGTTTAGTTTCCCTCTACAGTGGGGCTTATACTTGTCACTGTGGTGCTGAATGTGTAAAGTGCCCCAAGTAAAAAAGTTCAAAATCATAAGCGGAGAACGCACTCATGCGAATTATTCTTCTCGGCGCTCCTGGCGCGGGTAAGGGCACACAAGCTCAGTTTTTAATGGGCAAATATGGGATCCCCCAAATTTCTACCGGTGACATGCTTCGTGCTGCTATAAAAGCAGGTACGGAAATGGGCCTAGCGGCCAAGCGTGTAATGGATGAAGGTAAGCTGGTATCTGATGAAATCATTATTGGGCTAGTTAAAGAGCGTATTGCACAAGACGATTGTAAAGATGGTTTCTTGTTAGATGGTTTCCCTCGTACAATTCCTCAAGCTGATGCAATGAAAGAAGCGGGTGTTTCTGTCGATCATTGTATTGAGTTTGACGTACCAGATGATGTGATTGTTGAGCGTATGGGCGGCCGTCGCGTACACCCTGCTTCAGGTCGCGTATACCATGTTGTATACAACCCACCTAAAGAGGAAGGGAAAGACAACGATACTGGTGAAGACCTTATTATCCGTGATGATGATAAAGAAGAGACAGTGCGTAAACGCCTTGCAATTTACCATGAGCAAACTAAGCCACTAGTTAATTACTATAGCGCTGAAGCTGATGCGGGCAACTGCGAATACCACAAATTAGACGGCACACGCCCAGTTGACGAAGTAAGCGCAGAGCTTGCAGAACTTCTAGGTTAATAAAGCTTGTTGATTTGTAAAGGCCGCAGTAGCGGCCTTTTTTGTTACTTGTATGTTATAAGCGAATAGCGTTTAATAATTGCAGAATAACTAATATAAACGTGGAGCTAACTCATGGTATTACCTATAACGGCGTTTTATGCCAGTCTGTTGGGGATTTGCTACTTATACTTATCATTTCTAGTGGTAGGCGTTCGTAGAAAAAATCAAATTAGCTTGGGTGATGGTGGCAACGAAGACCTAAAAAGGCTCAGTCGCGCTCATGGCAACTTTAGTGAATATGTCCCTATTACCTTAATTATGATTGCGTGTTTTGAAGCGAATACGGGGCAAGGTTGGGCGGTACATCTACTAGCATCTTCACTGTTATTCGGGCGTATTTTCCATGCTTACGGATTAAGACATCATAGTGGGGCAAGTTGGCAACGTATCGCAGGTATGTTACTGACCTTTTTAGCCATGTTAGTAGCAGCTATTGCTAACTTAATGCTAATTCACTTTGGATTGTGATTGCCTGACATTCAGGCAATCACAGTTAGCGCTAGCGTTTAGAACCTAAACGTTGCTTTGGTATATACGAAGCGGCCGCGTGGATTGTGGATACTACCCACGTACCCGTAAAGGTCGCTATCGCCATTCCCTATAGCAAAAGGGGGTTCTTCATCTAATACGTTGTTTACGCCAAGTACAAGTCGAATAGTGTCGGTCACGTTATAGCCACCTTGAATATCCACTAGCATTTGTGAGTCGACCATACGAGATGTGTTTTCTTCAAAATCTAACACGCCGTCGAAGTCGATATCGGGTGTATCTTCAAACTCACCCACAAAACTAATATTCAAATTAGCGTCAAACGCCCCTTTGCTCCACGTAGTGCCAAACAACCAGCGATGCTCAGGATAACCATATTCGCCCGTGTAATCTAAGCCGTCTTTTTCAAATTCGGTAAGGTAAGACCAATCAAGATTGAATTTAACGTCGCCATAGTCGTTAAGCGAAATCATGTAGTTTGCACTTAAATCGATACCTGCAGCTTCTTGTGAAGACACGTTTTGATAAGTATTAAATATCTTTTGGATAACCCCTAAGCTAGCGCCGCCTTGTGGATCTAAGCGTACGCAAATTTCGCTGTCTTGATTATTACACTCAGTGTCGTATACCAATCCAAATTGCTGCTCATCAATCTTGTTGTCTTGGGTGATACTCCAAATATCAACACTTAAGCCAAGCGCTTGCGTTGGGGCCCAAATTGCGCCCACATTCCACGATTCAGACTCTTCCGCTTCCAAATCTGGGTTACCTGCAAATTCAATATTGTAATCTAGCGATTCACAATCTAAACCTGTTGCTTCACAGCGGTATCTATCCACAAAGAATACACTCTTTTGTGAAGGACCCAAACCTACTTGTGCCAATGACGGCGCTCTAAATCCTTGTGCCCACGAGGCACGAAGGGTGACTTCATCGCTAGGCGCCCAACGCAAAGCAACTTTCGGGTTAGTGGTGTTACCAAAGTCACTGTAGTCGTCGTAACGACCCGCCAGTTGAAGCTCTAGTTGATCAGAGATAGGAATTGATAATTCCAGATAGGCGGCATATTGATCGCGCTCTGCGTTAGCAGAAACCGATTCGGTACCAAAAATAAGGCCTTGTTGAAATTGAATATCTGGAATGTCTGATACTTGTTCTTCGCGGTACTCTATACCCGCTGCCATCATGACCATTTCATCACCTAACGCAAATGCTTCGCCAGTAATGTGAGCATCAAAGCTTGTCATGCGAGATTCACCTCGGCGAACCAAGCTTGTGGTGATGGCATCAATTACCTCAGGTGAATTAGTTACACCACCAAAAGGATTGTAGTTACCTAGGTCAATCTGTTCCTGTAGCCAATCTACGCGAACCCAACCTTGCGATTGGTCACCGCTTTGCTCCGATCGACTTCTGCCTTTTTGTACAGACGCTTCCCAGTCGTAGTCAGAAATTTGGCCTCGTAAGCCTGCCACAAACCGAAGGGTATCTGTTTCTATATCCCAACGTCTTGCGCCAGCATCAACGGGGCGGTATCGGCCAATATCAATATCTTGTCCAAACGGGTTATCAGGATGGGTGCCAGGTACGGTTAAGCCAGCATCTTCATCAAGTGGCGTGGCTGCACCGCCAGCCTCAGAGGTATTGTGCTGTACGGCAACTTCCATAAACGCAGTAACATCAGATGAAATTTTGTAATCGAATTGGCCAATAAAGCCTACGCGCTCCGATTCAGGAATAGTGAGTCCGTATGGACCATAGTCAAACAAACAACTTCCTGATGCTGTTGCGCTATCAGCTGGGCAGTCGGGATCGATGGTTTTAACACCATCAACATAGAAGTAACCGGGATACCCGCGAGAAGAACGAAAATCCATTCCGCCATAAGGCGATTGATTCGCCGTGCCAAACCGCCCCATTTCATCCGCGCCCAACCGGCTGTTGCTAAAGTAATCGAGAATGACTGTAGCGCTGCTTTTTTCACTTTGGCTGCCCCACAGCATATTCGCTGTAGTTTCACCGTAGCTTGGCCCTGTGGTACCGCCATAGCCTACGTTTACTTCTAAACCATCATAGTCTTTCTTTAAAATAACATTCACTACACCGGCTACGGCATCTGAACCGTAAATAGCTGACGCGCCATCTTTTAAGATATCTATACGCTCAATGGCCGATACCGGAATAGCGTTAATATCGACAAATGAGTTAGTAATACTTTCTGCAAATGCACTGATGGCAACACGTCGGCCATTAATGAGAACTAAGGTGGCATCTGGGCCCATACCTCTAAGGGACACAGAGGCCGCACCATTTGCGGTGGAGTCTTGGCTATTGTTACGGGTAGAGAAAGTTCCTGCGCCGGTAGCCGGCATACGTTCTAGCAATTGTTGGAGGTTTTCATAACCCATGCCTTTTATCATGGTGGCATCTATCGATTGAATAGGTGAGGGGCCTTCAATGTCGGTTCGTTTGATACGAGAGCCTGTTACCGCAATTCGTTCTACTCCCTCAGCTTTTTCTTCTACTTCTTGAGCTTGTGAGGTGGAGATAGACGAGAGTCCAGCCAGTGCGAGTGTGAGCGCACTAAGTTTAACGCCATGTTTCATTGTGATTTCCTTATGGTTCCATTTTACTTGTTGTTTATTATTTCAGTAACGCGGATGGTTACTAATCAATCAATAGCATTAACGTGGGTAAAGTAGCAAGTTGCCAAGCTATTGTTTTTGATAAGAGTTAGTTACAAATTGTGTACAAATGAAAAATGGGGATAGGCTGGAAGTGCTGAGACCTGTTGCTAACGTATAATTAATGCCGCGTAGGGGAAAGGGGCAAGGCATATCCTATTAGGAATA encodes:
- the adk gene encoding adenylate kinase, with product MRIILLGAPGAGKGTQAQFLMGKYGIPQISTGDMLRAAIKAGTEMGLAAKRVMDEGKLVSDEIIIGLVKERIAQDDCKDGFLLDGFPRTIPQADAMKEAGVSVDHCIEFDVPDDVIVERMGGRRVHPASGRVYHVVYNPPKEEGKDNDTGEDLIIRDDDKEETVRKRLAIYHEQTKPLVNYYSAEADAGNCEYHKLDGTRPVDEVSAELAELLG
- a CDS encoding MAPEG family protein — its product is MVLPITAFYASLLGICYLYLSFLVVGVRRKNQISLGDGGNEDLKRLSRAHGNFSEYVPITLIMIACFEANTGQGWAVHLLASSLLFGRIFHAYGLRHHSGASWQRIAGMLLTFLAMLVAAIANLMLIHFGL
- a CDS encoding TonB-dependent receptor → MKHGVKLSALTLALAGLSSISTSQAQEVEEKAEGVERIAVTGSRIKRTDIEGPSPIQSIDATMIKGMGYENLQQLLERMPATGAGTFSTRNNSQDSTANGAASVSLRGMGPDATLVLINGRRVAISAFAESITNSFVDINAIPVSAIERIDILKDGASAIYGSDAVAGVVNVILKKDYDGLEVNVGYGGTTGPSYGETTANMLWGSQSEKSSATVILDYFSNSRLGADEMGRFGTANQSPYGGMDFRSSRGYPGYFYVDGVKTIDPDCPADSATASGSCLFDYGPYGLTIPESERVGFIGQFDYKISSDVTAFMEVAVQHNTSEAGGAATPLDEDAGLTVPGTHPDNPFGQDIDIGRYRPVDAGARRWDIETDTLRFVAGLRGQISDYDWEASVQKGRSRSEQSGDQSQGWVRVDWLQEQIDLGNYNPFGGVTNSPEVIDAITTSLVRRGESRMTSFDAHITGEAFALGDEMVMMAAGIEYREEQVSDIPDIQFQQGLIFGTESVSANAERDQYAAYLELSIPISDQLELQLAGRYDDYSDFGNTTNPKVALRWAPSDEVTLRASWAQGFRAPSLAQVGLGPSQKSVFFVDRYRCEATGLDCESLDYNIEFAGNPDLEAEESESWNVGAIWAPTQALGLSVDIWSITQDNKIDEQQFGLVYDTECNNQDSEICVRLDPQGGASLGVIQKIFNTYQNVSSQEAAGIDLSANYMISLNDYGDVKFNLDWSYLTEFEKDGLDYTGEYGYPEHRWLFGTTWSKGAFDANLNISFVGEFEDTPDIDFDGVLDFEENTSRMVDSQMLVDIQGGYNVTDTIRLVLGVNNVLDEEPPFAIGNGDSDLYGYVGSIHNPRGRFVYTKATFRF